In Paracoccus jeotgali, the following are encoded in one genomic region:
- a CDS encoding alpha/beta hydrolase encodes MTDDPHGQTRILSAGAPLAQARLAMIMLHGRGGSPEDMLGLAHHLGIPDIAIRAPEAAGNSWWPDSFLAPLTRNEPWLSSALNRVAGIAEALAADGFGPDRTVVLGFSQGACLAVEYAARAGTPFAGVAGLSGGLVGTADGTGPRLPELYDHVEKTFDYSGRLDGTPVLLGCHQRDPHIPLARIRTTEEVLNRMGARVTTQIYPGAGHGIMADEITELRAMLNG; translated from the coding sequence ATGACCGACGATCCACATGGCCAGACCCGCATCCTGTCCGCCGGCGCCCCGCTGGCGCAGGCAAGGCTGGCGATGATCATGCTGCATGGCCGCGGTGGCTCGCCCGAGGATATGTTGGGGCTGGCCCACCATCTGGGCATCCCCGACATCGCCATCCGCGCCCCCGAGGCGGCGGGGAATTCCTGGTGGCCCGACAGCTTTCTGGCGCCCCTGACCCGGAACGAGCCGTGGCTGAGTTCGGCGCTGAACCGCGTGGCCGGCATCGCCGAAGCGCTGGCGGCGGACGGTTTCGGGCCGGATCGGACGGTGGTGCTGGGCTTCAGCCAAGGCGCCTGTCTGGCGGTCGAATACGCCGCCCGCGCGGGCACCCCCTTTGCCGGGGTCGCCGGTCTGTCCGGCGGGCTGGTCGGCACCGCCGACGGAACCGGCCCGCGGCTGCCCGAGCTTTATGACCATGTCGAAAAGACCTTCGACTATTCCGGCCGTCTCGACGGCACGCCGGTTCTGCTGGGCTGCCATCAGCGCGACCCGCATATCCCGCTGGCCCGGATCAGGACGACGGAAGAGGTGCTGAACCGCATGGGTGCGCGGGTGACGACGCAGATCTATCCCGGCGCGGGCCACGGCATCATGGCCGACGAAATCACCGAATTGCGGGCCATGCTGAACGGCTGA